The nucleotide window AGGTCTGTTTTCTTAAGTTTCCTCCACCAATTTGATACCGGCACCATAAAAATCCAATATTCTTTGGTTTCGCTCACATATAAATGGATCTAAACTTGGCTTGTTGTCAGGTTAATTTTTCAACATAATTTTAGTGTCATATGACGGAAAACTCACTCAGCATCCTCTGACTTAGTTGAAGCGTTATTGGGGCCAGTTGCTGTAAGTGGTTGGAAGATGGTAAGCAAATATAAGTGACAGCTTTCACAGGATTGTGGCCATCTAAATTGGCCCCAAGGCCTTTGATATTTATTGggttgtgtgggtgtgtgtggaagcgtgtgggtgtgtgagggtgtgcaTGTAATTGGACTACATAGTTTAAAAACAATAGCAATTTTACTTTCCAAtttctttatctcatttattaTCTTAAGATGTATGGATCCTTGATTACCTTCTCCTAATTAATCCTGTACTTCTTAGCGATCTAGTTACTTCATTTTCTCCCCCCTTGCATCTTGCTTGGGAAACAGTGCGTCATTGCTTACTAAGATTGAAATTCataattcaaggaaaaaaaagtaaaccgTAAGTCACATTTTAAGTCTCAGTTGTATCCTGGTTTGGACTAGAGATGGTGGGATATAAGATTTATCAACATCACAGTGCATCAAACCCGTTAATAAATTACTTTCTGTGTAACAagtaaaagaaatcattttttaaaacggGAGCACGAAAGGCATGGCATAGCTGGAGTTTAAGGTTCAAGCTTTGTATCctctatatataatgtattatgtttttcaaaaactttttattaGGAAAGCTATACCAGACGCATAATCACTATACAATGATTAAACATTACCTTTACAATTTATAATCACTGAAATTACAGAATAAATATATGCACATTTCTTTTGAATctttgtgtgtgagagagaaaacaTTAAAAGTGCTTCCTACAAAGCTGTTAGTGATATATACCCAGTtgctttttttaatattatatatatatataagaaagtGCAGATGTTCTCCAAAAAATCTTGGCATCAGGATGAAGTGTCACAAAGAGGGTGCTCATCCCTAGGCGCGTGTCTTCGGCTGTTAAACCACCAGGCCTCCACTTCAGTAGAATCCAGCCTAGAAAGGCCTCCACTTCAGTAGAATCCAGCCTAGAAAGGCCTCCACTTCAGTAGAATCCAGCCTAGAATGTGACTTTTCCCGGGGTGGTAGGAGAGATGTTGTGGGCTGTACACTAGCAGTGAAGGATAGTAGAACTATGGAGAGGAGAAAAATGGATCAAACCCGAACTAAGCAGATTGGGTTGAATGGAAATGGTatggagcgtgtgtgtgtgtgtgtgtgtgtgtgtgtgtacctgcacCAGCAGGAAGAAACTGCAGGTTTAGGGACCACGGTCTGCAGATGGATATGTGTATGAGAGACAAGATAGTGAGTGAGAACATTCGAGCAAGAcccgccccctccctccccatcttGCAGTTTCCAGGCATGCAGCAAACTGCATTGTTAATACATGTACAGAATCTGTGCAATGATGATAAGAAAGCCACAAATGACAAATGTCAACTTGTTCCCCCCCctttaaatcaaaactacaactaaaaaaaaaatagttactgaaaataaaaagacacactGAATTTTACTTAATTAGGATCCATACAATGATCCCCAGTATACCTTATACATGGCACAAAGTCTCAAGTTTCAgtataaaaaaataatgataacattTGCTGGCAAAAGTCTGCGAAGGCACTTCATTGATTAATGATCTGAGTATGGCCCTTCCTCCAAATCGCATCTGAGAAGGGAGAGCATACATCTGTATTCTCTAGTTATCATGCGGTTTTAGTTTTGTTCAGGGCAGGGAAGATCGTGAGGATGGAGGATGGAGTTATTGGGACAAGTGTAAAGGGAGCAAGggatatatttcttttattttccttttcttttgaaaaaaaaaaagcactaatatattttcttctctctgttagAACCTATACGTTGTCTTCTCCAGGACTTCGAGGTAATCCGGCTTGGTTTGAAGTTTGGCCCTTAACTCGAGGTAATCACTTTTTTGGGTTTGGTGGTCTGTGAAGCCCTTTCCAGCCGAGAAGAGAAGGGTTTCTTTGAGCCTGGCATCCTGCTGTAAGTCTGGGTATTGCATGCCAGGAGGGTGCACGTGCAGTTCCTTTAATTTGGGCACTGTTCCATAGAGACAGTCCACAAATCCCACTGTGCAGGGGGCAGGCTGTGGCCTCTCTCGATCTAGTAGCATACTGCTACCACCACAGCCTCCCCCAGGAGGAAACAGCACCACCCCACCATTTTTCTCATGGTGGCGGAACCCTGCCAAGTCTCCCCCAGTTCCCCCAACTACTCCTGAAACCCCACCAACTGCTGGGTGGTGAGGGTGATGGTGATTCACCGTCACTATGGTGTTAAGCTGGGAGCTGGACACTGCTAGGGCCCactccttctctttttccagCAAGGTCCGGTAGTTACTATGGTTCTCCTTGGGTGTCTCAGCAAACTGCTCACTTCCTAGGAGAGCCTCACCCATTCCCGGTGGTTGTGTCCCTGGACCCCCACGTTCTGCACTCCCTGCTTCTTGGGCTGATGAAAcagccacctcctcctcctcacgAGGCTTGTAGATGGGGTTGTTGCACATTTGGGTAACTGGGTGGGGGATGTACTCATACACATGACCCACGGGAGGGGCCTTCTCTGGAGAGGAAAGAGTTGGTCGACCTCCACCCCCACTTCCGCCACCACCACTTCCACCATCCTCAAACAGCCGGTGGCATTGCATTTGGATGCCAGTAAGGTCCACACCTTCCTGCCGCTTGCTTCTGAAGGGCAGCTTCTTTCGACGCCGTCGGAGCACATAGGCAAAGAGGCCTGCAGCAACAAAGACTGCTGAGAAAAACAGAACCAGCAGGCTGAGAATTAACACAGAAAGTGGCACAGGGCCCCCAGGAGGAGAAAACTCATAAGGTGATGCACTGGTTGGTGCCCCAATAAGGTGAGAATCTCCAGGCTGGGCTGGGGATGCTCCAGCTGGTGCAATGTGCAGCATCTCTGGGCAAAGAACTTCCAGCTCAATAGTGCGCACATCACGGTGCGTGAGGTTCTCAGGGCTCCTGCAAAGCACATCACCAACCACACTGACTGAGCTGATGGTTTCGATCCACTGTTTAAAGGGGACCAGGTCACAAGTGCAGTCCCAAGGATTCTCATTGAGGTCTATCTGGACAATGGCATTCAAGTGTTCCAGGACACCAGCCACAGGAAGATAGAGGAAGTAGTTCTTCCTCAGGTTGAGCCGGGCCAGGGATGTGCCTGCAAAGGCATCTGTTGGCAGAGTCCTCAGTAAGTTATTATTGAGGAATAGCAGCTTCAAGTTGGGCATGAGGCTGAAGGCTGCAGGCTGGATTTCCCGGATGACATTGAACTCAAAGTACAAGTAGTGCAAACTCTGTAGGCCTCGGAACATGCCCGGTGTCAGCTTCTCTATATCGTTGCCATTAAGGAAGAGGCTCTTTAAATTGGGCAAGTTGATAAAGGCCCCATCTTGGACATAGGAAATACGATTGTTCCCCAGATGCAAGAGATCCAAGgaagaaaaattccaaaaatcagaacGGTATATTTTCTGAATCAGATTGCTACTCAGATACAGTTTCTTGGCGTTCAAGGGCCTTGGAAGAAGTTCAGAAATGTTATTAAATCCTCGCTCTTTGCAGTTGACAGTCAAGCCAAGGTCATTGATGTGCAAATTACAGGTACACCCAGTGGGGCATATAATGGGGATTGGTGGTCTGGTCTGATAAGGAGCAATGGGAGGCTGGTTTGGACCAGGATATaaagcttgggaggtggagggtggccTTGGTGTTCGAGGCTGTTTGGTGGGCTTAGGCTGTTTATTTGAGGACTTGTATTCAACAGAAGAAGCAGTGAAATGAACAGAGGATAGCATCGAAGAAGGCTTAGTGGGCCATGCATTCTCTTTACTTGAGGACAAATGAGGAATTCCCAAACTAGCCTCTACCTCAGAGTCAGACAACAAGGGACAGAGTTCTGTCTTCCTGATTTCTCGTAGGTCCTTTCCATGGAAGTGGAAAGGGGTCTCACAGGTAATGTCTCCCACCAGGGCAGTATAAGGAATGCGTTCCAGCCAACTCTTCAGTTGTACAATTTCACATGTACAGTTCCAAGGGTTTTCTTCCAGCTGGAGCTCCATCAGGCTTCTGCCAATGTGATCTAGCATTCCTCGGTAAAAAAGAACCTTTAACCTATTTCCACGTAGGTCCAAATGGGTTAAAGAGACAGCCTTAAATAAATTGGTTGGAAGCATGGGGATGAGATTATCATTTAAAATCAGAACCCTCAATTTACTTAGGTTCCGAAATGCCCCACTCTCAATACGTTTAATGACATTGTAGTCTGCCTGTAGATATTCTAGACTTTCCAAGCCGAGGAAGGTGTCATTTCTG belongs to Pongo pygmaeus isolate AG05252 chromosome 2, NHGRI_mPonPyg2-v2.0_pri, whole genome shotgun sequence and includes:
- the SLITRK3 gene encoding SLIT and NTRK-like protein 3 → MKPSIAEMLHRGRMLWIILLSTIALGWTTPIPLIEDSEEIDEPCFDPCYCEVKESLFHIHCDSKGFTNISQITEFWSRPFKLYLQRNSMRKLYTNSFLHLNNAVSINLGNNALQDIQTGAFNGLKILKRLYLHENKLDVFRNDTFLGLESLEYLQADYNVIKRIESGAFRNLSKLRVLILNDNLIPMLPTNLFKAVSLTHLDLRGNRLKVLFYRGMLDHIGRSLMELQLEENPWNCTCEIVQLKSWLERIPYTALVGDITCETPFHFHGKDLREIRKTELCPLLSDSEVEASLGIPHLSSSKENAWPTKPSSMLSSVHFTASSVEYKSSNKQPKPTKQPRTPRPPSTSQALYPGPNQPPIAPYQTRPPIPIICPTGCTCNLHINDLGLTVNCKERGFNNISELLPRPLNAKKLYLSSNLIQKIYRSDFWNFSSLDLLHLGNNRISYVQDGAFINLPNLKSLFLNGNDIEKLTPGMFRGLQSLHYLYFEFNVIREIQPAAFSLMPNLKLLFLNNNLLRTLPTDAFAGTSLARLNLRKNYFLYLPVAGVLEHLNAIVQIDLNENPWDCTCDLVPFKQWIETISSVSVVGDVLCRSPENLTHRDVRTIELEVLCPEMLHIAPAGASPAQPGDSHLIGAPTSASPYEFSPPGGPVPLSVLILSLLVLFFSAVFVAAGLFAYVLRRRRKKLPFRSKRQEGVDLTGIQMQCHRLFEDGGSGGGGSGGGGRPTLSSPEKAPPVGHVYEYIPHPVTQMCNNPIYKPREEEEVAVSSAQEAGSAERGGPGTQPPGMGEALLGSEQFAETPKENHSNYRTLLEKEKEWALAVSSSQLNTIVTVNHHHPHHPAVGGVSGVVGGTGGDLAGFRHHEKNGGVVLFPPGGGCGGSSMLLDRERPQPAPCTVGFVDCLYGTVPKLKELHVHPPGMQYPDLQQDARLKETLLFSAGKGFTDHQTQKSDYLELRAKLQTKPDYLEVLEKTTYRF